From a region of the Flavobacterium sediminilitoris genome:
- the gldI gene encoding gliding motility-associated peptidyl-prolyl isomerase GldI — MKMKIFPLLIISIFFISCSQQQARKPISQTNGNFIKESIERNKILIAKEEKLIDAIIKKDTLKQYIASKKGYWYKYIVKIEENTLHPKKGDIAYFDYEINSINNTAIYSKEDLKPQKYIVDKQNIMMGLRDGIKLMKKGETVTFIFPSHMAFGYHGDDNRINPNEPLICTVSLNDLKQDTTQK; from the coding sequence ATGAAAATGAAAATCTTCCCATTACTTATAATTAGTATCTTTTTTATAAGTTGTTCTCAACAGCAAGCCAGAAAACCCATTTCTCAGACAAATGGTAATTTTATTAAAGAATCTATTGAACGCAATAAAATACTAATTGCAAAAGAAGAAAAACTAATAGACGCTATAATAAAGAAAGACACATTAAAACAATATATTGCTTCAAAAAAAGGATATTGGTATAAGTATATAGTAAAAATAGAAGAAAACACCCTTCATCCAAAAAAAGGCGACATTGCTTACTTTGACTATGAGATAAATAGTATTAATAACACTGCAATTTATTCAAAAGAAGATTTAAAACCTCAAAAATATATTGTTGACAAGCAAAATATTATGATGGGACTTAGAGATGGAATCAAATTAATGAAAAAAGGAGAAACAGTTACATTTATATTTCCATCTCATATGGCATTTGGTTATCATGGAGATGATAATAGAATAAATCCAAACGAACCATTAATTTGCACCGTAAGTCTTAATGATTTAAAACAAGATACTACACAAAAATAA
- a CDS encoding peptidylprolyl isomerase, producing MKHLTSLVFGLFAIFTSCTDPYSKLEEGMYADITTNKGSIILKLEFEKTPITVANFVSLAEGKNPFVEDQFKGKPFYDGLKFHRVIPDFMIQGGDPLGDGSGGPGYKFKDEFHPDLKHSKGGILSMANAGPGTNGSQFFITHKETPWLDNMHTVFGEVIEGKEVVDSIAQDDIIEKITIVKKGTDAKKFDAVKIFKDYYSIEAEEQKKEAEIQKKEALKVEKAKADKAVEIEQLKLDGTKTKTGLIYKIISKGEGKKPKKETQVYINYAGFLQNGELFDSNYEDVSKTFGKLDPNRAQQGAYKPFPFKYGDKQGLIAGFIEALELMSYGDKAIVYIPSNLGYGSQGAGNVIPPNADIIFEIEMLENLPN from the coding sequence ATGAAACACTTAACAAGTCTAGTATTTGGCTTATTTGCCATTTTTACATCGTGCACAGATCCATATTCAAAACTAGAAGAAGGAATGTATGCCGACATTACAACAAACAAAGGATCAATTATTTTAAAATTAGAATTTGAAAAAACACCTATTACAGTTGCCAATTTTGTTTCTTTAGCAGAAGGGAAAAACCCATTTGTAGAGGATCAATTTAAAGGAAAACCTTTCTATGATGGATTAAAATTTCACCGAGTAATTCCAGATTTCATGATTCAAGGTGGTGATCCACTAGGTGATGGTTCTGGTGGACCAGGTTATAAATTTAAAGATGAATTTCATCCTGATTTAAAACATAGTAAAGGTGGAATACTTTCTATGGCAAATGCTGGACCTGGAACAAATGGTAGCCAATTTTTCATTACACATAAAGAAACACCATGGTTAGATAACATGCATACTGTTTTTGGAGAAGTAATAGAAGGAAAAGAAGTTGTAGATTCTATAGCACAAGATGACATTATTGAAAAAATTACAATTGTAAAAAAAGGAACTGATGCTAAAAAATTTGATGCTGTAAAAATCTTTAAAGACTATTATTCAATAGAAGCTGAAGAGCAGAAAAAAGAAGCTGAAATACAAAAGAAAGAAGCTTTAAAGGTTGAAAAAGCAAAAGCTGACAAAGCTGTGGAAATTGAACAATTAAAATTAGACGGAACAAAAACAAAAACAGGTTTAATTTATAAAATAATTTCAAAAGGAGAAGGAAAAAAACCAAAAAAGGAAACACAAGTATATATCAATTATGCTGGATTCCTTCAAAATGGTGAATTATTTGATTCTAATTATGAAGATGTGTCTAAAACTTTTGGCAAACTAGATCCTAATAGAGCACAACAAGGAGCTTATAAACCTTTCCCTTTTAAATATGGAGACAAGCAAGGCTTAATTGCTGGTTTTATTGAAGCATTAGAATTAATGTCTTACGGAGACAAAGCTATAGTTTATATTCCTTCAAATTTAGGATATGGCTCACAAGGTGCTGGAAATGTAATTCCTCCAAATGCAGATATTATTTTTGAAATTGAAATGCTTGAGAATTTACCAAATTAA
- a CDS encoding DHH family phosphoesterase yields the protein MLQEKEISEIKSFLSSPKKITITAHRNPDGDAMGSSLGLLHFLKQLNHEVVFISPNEFPDFLAWLPDTNKVVIFEREYDKALPILQKSDLIFTLDFNALHRTGDAMQKTLETLTNPMMMIDHHQLPDDYAKYTFSDVNYGSTCQMVYDFINILGYNHLINKEIATCLYTGIVTDSGSFRFPKTTSDTHKCVADLIDKGANNSEIHSALFDNSSYTRLQLLGKALQNLKVLPELKASYITLSQEELDSFNYKKGDTEGIVNYGLSIEGIIVTAIFIENKEEGIIKISFRSQGGFDVNEFARNHFNGGGHINAAGGKSFSNLEETVKQFIAILAKEKK from the coding sequence ATGCTACAAGAAAAAGAAATATCAGAAATAAAATCTTTCCTTAGTTCTCCAAAAAAAATAACGATAACCGCACATAGAAATCCCGATGGCGATGCAATGGGGTCTTCATTAGGTCTTCTACATTTTTTAAAACAACTAAATCATGAAGTAGTATTCATTTCTCCTAATGAATTTCCTGATTTTTTAGCATGGTTACCTGACACTAATAAAGTTGTTATTTTTGAAAGAGAATATGATAAAGCACTACCTATACTACAAAAAAGTGATTTAATATTTACATTAGATTTTAATGCTTTACACAGAACAGGTGATGCTATGCAAAAAACATTGGAAACTCTAACAAACCCAATGATGATGATCGACCATCATCAATTACCTGATGATTATGCTAAATATACTTTTTCAGATGTTAATTATGGTTCAACATGCCAAATGGTTTACGACTTCATAAACATATTAGGCTATAATCATTTAATTAATAAAGAAATTGCAACATGCTTATACACAGGTATCGTAACAGATTCTGGAAGTTTTCGATTTCCAAAAACAACATCAGATACACACAAATGCGTTGCCGATTTAATAGACAAAGGAGCTAATAATAGTGAAATACATAGCGCTCTTTTTGATAACTCTAGTTATACTCGACTACAACTTCTTGGAAAAGCATTGCAAAATCTAAAAGTTTTACCCGAACTTAAAGCATCTTATATTACCCTTAGCCAAGAAGAACTTGACTCTTTTAATTACAAAAAAGGAGACACAGAAGGTATTGTTAATTATGGATTAAGTATAGAGGGAATTATAGTAACGGCTATATTTATTGAAAATAAAGAAGAAGGAATTATAAAAATCTCTTTCCGTTCACAAGGTGGTTTTGATGTAAATGAATTTGCACGAAATCATTTTAATGGAGGCGGACATATAAATGCAGCAGGTGGAAAATCTTTTTCTAACTTAGAAGAAACAGTAAAACAATTTATTGCTATTTTAGCAAAAGAAAAAAAATGA
- a CDS encoding peptidylprolyl isomerase: MNTKRIVVLLTLLLTPFFTVLAQKTDGLFAEINTSKGKIVLQLEFEKTPITVANFVALVEGKNTSVDEKLKGKPFYNGLKFHRVISDFMIQGGDPDGTGSGGPGYKFIDEISDLIHDKAGILSMANAGAGTNGSQFFITHKETPWLDGKHTVFGHVIEGQDVVNAIVQNDIIENITIIKNGKAAKKFKAEKIFKNYMDNKEAEDKRITALNNENKEKITAIQEANRKKQAEIEAQKRKELEEKLVVMNKEKAAYFTANKEKAIKLASGLEYIITEKGNNTKPTDGAQVYVHYSGYFEDGKLFDSSYEEVSKKYGKFDQNRASQKGYLPFPFKYGSKGGLIPGFLEGIHNMSLGDKAIVFIPSSLGYGEKGAGGVIPPNANLIFEIELLETQSK; encoded by the coding sequence ATGAATACAAAAAGAATCGTAGTACTATTAACTTTATTATTAACACCTTTTTTTACAGTATTAGCTCAAAAAACAGACGGTTTATTTGCTGAAATTAATACTTCAAAAGGGAAAATAGTTTTACAATTAGAATTTGAAAAAACACCTATCACAGTTGCTAATTTTGTCGCTTTAGTCGAAGGAAAAAACACTTCTGTTGATGAAAAATTAAAAGGAAAACCTTTCTATAATGGATTAAAATTTCACCGAGTAATTTCAGATTTTATGATTCAAGGTGGTGATCCTGATGGAACTGGTTCTGGTGGACCAGGATATAAATTTATTGATGAAATTTCTGATTTAATTCATGATAAAGCAGGCATATTATCAATGGCAAACGCTGGAGCAGGAACAAATGGAAGTCAATTTTTTATTACTCATAAAGAGACACCTTGGTTAGATGGAAAACACACTGTTTTTGGACATGTTATTGAAGGACAAGATGTAGTTAATGCGATTGTTCAAAATGATATTATTGAAAATATTACTATTATTAAAAATGGAAAAGCTGCAAAAAAATTCAAAGCTGAAAAGATTTTCAAAAATTATATGGACAACAAAGAAGCTGAAGATAAAAGAATAACTGCTTTAAACAATGAAAATAAAGAAAAAATAACTGCAATCCAAGAAGCAAATAGAAAAAAACAAGCTGAGATTGAAGCTCAAAAAAGAAAAGAACTAGAAGAAAAACTAGTTGTTATGAATAAAGAAAAAGCAGCTTATTTTACAGCAAATAAAGAAAAAGCTATAAAACTTGCTTCTGGATTAGAGTATATTATTACTGAAAAAGGAAATAACACTAAGCCAACTGATGGTGCTCAGGTTTATGTTCATTATTCTGGTTATTTTGAAGACGGGAAACTGTTTGATAGTAGTTATGAAGAAGTAAGCAAGAAATATGGCAAATTTGACCAAAATAGAGCAAGTCAAAAAGGATATTTACCTTTTCCTTTTAAATATGGAAGCAAAGGTGGATTAATTCCTGGTTTCCTAGAAGGCATTCACAACATGAGTCTTGGAGATAAAGCAATCGTTTTTATTCCTTCTTCTTTAGGATATGGAGAAAAAGGAGCTGGTGGAGTTATTCCTCCAAATGCAAATCTAATTTTTGAAATTGAATTATTAGAAACTCAATCAAAATAA